From Micromonospora rifamycinica, a single genomic window includes:
- a CDS encoding saccharopine dehydrogenase NADP-binding domain-containing protein, with amino-acid sequence MSRPVVGVVGAAGAVGTAAVTELHRHRRHALRLAGRRRAPLDALRGGLSADGDAPPTVETLDLADTDALQRFCAGCDVVLNCAGPAHLVEDRVARAALASGADYVDAAGDDVLWEQVRALVTGAPERTAVISAGMMPGLSALLPRHLAATGSAPPRAVLGYLGGRDRFTATAAADYLRVGEGFGQAGAALTGGVRAARPLPTRTDVELPFFPEPATAVPYLSTELERVARSLGVADATWYSVFAGPHVAQVLRQPPGGGDAPEALRRAAELDTFGQPTYQLIVVELTTAAGDARTLVLRGASASALTGVFAAVAVAALTGGTLPAGLHHAGEALDPRFAVDLLTGSAEVSDLSVYDSDAAGVGGHVEEAL; translated from the coding sequence GTGAGCCGGCCGGTGGTCGGCGTGGTCGGGGCGGCCGGCGCGGTCGGCACCGCCGCCGTCACCGAGCTGCACCGGCACCGCCGGCACGCGCTGCGTCTCGCCGGCCGCCGCCGCGCCCCTCTCGACGCGCTGCGCGGCGGGCTGTCCGCCGACGGCGACGCCCCGCCCACCGTCGAGACCCTCGACCTCGCCGACACCGACGCGCTCCAGCGCTTCTGCGCCGGCTGCGACGTCGTGCTCAACTGCGCCGGCCCGGCACACCTCGTCGAGGACCGGGTGGCCCGGGCGGCGCTCGCCTCCGGCGCCGACTACGTCGACGCCGCCGGTGACGACGTGCTGTGGGAGCAGGTGCGGGCACTGGTGACGGGAGCGCCGGAGCGGACCGCCGTCATCAGCGCCGGCATGATGCCCGGCCTGAGCGCGCTGCTGCCCCGCCACCTCGCCGCCACCGGGTCCGCACCGCCGCGCGCGGTGCTGGGCTACCTCGGTGGCCGTGACCGGTTCACCGCCACCGCCGCCGCCGACTACCTGCGGGTGGGGGAGGGGTTCGGCCAGGCCGGGGCGGCGTTGACCGGGGGCGTCCGGGCCGCGCGGCCACTGCCCACCCGCACCGACGTCGAGCTGCCGTTCTTCCCGGAGCCGGCCACGGCCGTGCCCTACCTGAGCACCGAACTGGAACGGGTGGCCCGGAGCCTGGGCGTCGCCGACGCCACCTGGTACTCCGTCTTCGCCGGCCCGCACGTCGCGCAGGTGCTGCGGCAGCCCCCCGGCGGTGGGGACGCCCCCGAGGCCCTGCGCCGCGCCGCCGAACTCGACACCTTCGGGCAGCCGACGTACCAGCTGATCGTGGTGGAGCTGACCACCGCGGCCGGTGACGCCCGGACCCTGGTGCTGCGCGGCGCGAGCGCCAGCGCGCTGACCGGCGTGTTCGCCGCCGTCGCCGTGGCGGCGCTCACCGGGGGAACCCTGCCCGCCGGCCTGCACCACGCGGGCGAGGCGCTCGACCCGCGGTTCGCGGTCGACCTGCTCACCGGCTCCGCCGAGGTGAGCGACCTGAGTGTGTACGACAGCGACGCCGCCGGTGTCGGCGGCCACGTGGAGGAGGCACTGTGA
- a CDS encoding non-ribosomal peptide synthetase: MSNDPRIPVQRLVTDLERAGLRLWAEDGALKFRAPAGFMTDERRTLLRARRDEILAHLADGGMPRVVPDSEHRHEPFPITEVQSAYLLGRGSTFAYGGVACHGYGELHYPDLDPERMTRAWRTLIARHDMLRAVVDIDGSQRVLPQVEEYQVAVDDLRGRGRDAFDRGVVEVRSAMDHRVFRPDVWPLFEARLTRGDDEAVLHVSVDFLIADFVSIQIILDELHRLYHDTGPLPELEIGFRDYLLAERSWSAGRRETDRDYWLRRVDDLPPGPELPVTTRARQTEGRFRRLATTLTPELWEGLRKHAGQHDVSPSGAVLAAYAHVIGAWSRRPTFTLNVTLLNRLPLHPQVSAVVGDFTGVELLAVDQRGADTFDRYARAVQAQLWQDMDHRAFSGIEVMREVTRRRGAEAALFPVVFTSAIGLGEAGATESVSQGRLGYGISQTPQVVIDCQNSERDGGLSTNWDVREGVLPDGVVDDMFAAFEQLLGQLATDDQAWQRPPSSLLPPRQRRRREEVNATAAPLVRARLHDAVLAQARLTPDAPAVVHGSTTLSYRDLAAHATGVADRLVAAGCAPGDLVGVTLERGPEQVVAVLGALLAGAVYVPVDTVQPAARRDTILTGAGVRHVLTSRALTAGQWPSGVTLLAVDEVPPADPPAEPGGAQPADLAYVIHTSGSSGTPKGVMITHEAALNTVLDINARFAVGPQDRVLGLSHLGFDLSVYDIFGPLSVGGALVVPDAERRADPSHWADLVATHGVTVWNSVPAQLQMLSGYLGVAGVGLPTLRLAMLSGDWIPVALPDQIRAQVPGLTVVSLGGATEASIWSIHYPIGTVGEGWASIPYGRPLANQTFHVLDPLLRPCPDWVTGELYIGGAGLARGYLHDPERTAERFIVHPATGERLYRTGDLGRYLPDGDIEFLGREDHQVKIRGHRIELAEIETALQGHPDVAAAAVLVAGDQPLERTLVAFAQPATATPPAPEVAGLTAVAVRAGDAALDGVDPDRYLEYAHRLDQVALPAMLDTFRRAGMFTTPEDRRTAAEVVAATGAAPRHHRLLHRWLAALVTEGLLTVEGDHYRLTGTVAPDALDTAWAAVDAVALPGEERLLDYFRASIRHLPALLRGDEDPLQLLFPEGRLDVSEQLYEEAVFNRWANRAAGAVVAELGTRSRRPGPLRVLEVGAGGGGTTAAVLDALAGQDVDYLCTDLSPYFVGKSQARFAEVPGVRFGLYDLDGDPAEQGLAPNSFDLVVAGDVLHTTADVDRVLERLRGLLAPGGWLVALEMTRDHYQIMTSLELLVRLDDATGDFTDDRAGTGAVFLTRDRWRDILDRAGADATVCLPAEDTFVGRMGMCVLAARFKADRAPTHPRTLTDHLRAVLPEYMVPGTVEILDELPVTDNGKIDRRSLAGRLGRRQSRAQTGLAGVAPETDLERDLVAMWSEALSTPVGRDGNLFELGGDSLVAAQLAGRIIEEIPLARTLFFDEVLRNLLELATVARLAQWLTAAAEAGEQATETGPQRRADLLVAVHAEGTGVPRIFLPDETGSADGVAPLAAALRPAAPAWVFTGAGLDLLPSVDNAAAAYAQAVVDADLPQVELLAHGPMAVLAVEVARNLTERGVLVEGLRLVAAHRPAAGTGDGPTAGVRDALARHEPSIYAGDITVVLPARDAETEFWEDLCLGSFDVVETDLSAEQLRWSAEPVALCTALGPAR, from the coding sequence ATGAGCAACGACCCCCGCATCCCTGTCCAGCGGCTGGTCACCGACCTCGAACGGGCCGGCCTGCGGCTGTGGGCCGAGGACGGCGCGCTGAAGTTCCGGGCCCCCGCCGGTTTCATGACCGACGAGCGGCGCACCCTGCTGCGCGCCCGCCGCGACGAGATCCTCGCCCACCTGGCCGACGGCGGGATGCCGCGCGTCGTACCGGACTCCGAGCACCGGCACGAGCCGTTCCCGATCACCGAGGTGCAGTCGGCGTACCTGCTGGGCCGCGGCTCCACCTTCGCCTACGGCGGCGTCGCCTGCCACGGCTACGGCGAGCTGCACTACCCGGATCTGGACCCGGAGCGGATGACCCGCGCCTGGCGGACCCTGATCGCCCGGCACGACATGCTCCGGGCGGTGGTCGACATCGACGGCTCGCAGCGGGTGCTGCCGCAGGTCGAGGAGTACCAGGTCGCCGTGGACGACCTGCGCGGCCGCGGCCGTGACGCGTTCGACCGCGGGGTGGTCGAGGTGCGCTCGGCGATGGACCACCGGGTGTTCCGGCCCGACGTGTGGCCGCTGTTCGAGGCGCGGCTGACCCGCGGTGACGACGAGGCCGTGCTGCACGTGTCGGTGGACTTCCTGATCGCCGACTTCGTCAGCATCCAGATCATCCTCGACGAGCTGCACCGGCTCTACCACGACACCGGGCCGCTGCCCGAGCTGGAGATCGGCTTCCGGGACTACCTGCTGGCCGAGCGGAGCTGGTCGGCCGGCCGCCGGGAGACCGACCGCGACTACTGGCTGCGCCGGGTGGACGACCTGCCGCCGGGCCCGGAACTGCCGGTCACCACCCGCGCCCGGCAGACCGAGGGCCGGTTCCGCCGGCTGGCCACCACCCTGACCCCCGAGCTGTGGGAGGGGTTGCGCAAGCACGCGGGCCAGCACGACGTCAGCCCGTCCGGGGCGGTGCTCGCCGCGTACGCGCACGTCATCGGCGCGTGGAGCCGTCGCCCCACGTTCACCCTGAACGTCACGCTGCTGAACCGGCTGCCGCTGCACCCGCAGGTGTCCGCCGTCGTCGGCGACTTCACCGGCGTGGAGCTGCTCGCCGTCGACCAGCGCGGGGCGGACACCTTCGACCGGTACGCCCGCGCCGTGCAGGCCCAGCTGTGGCAGGACATGGACCACCGGGCGTTCTCCGGCATCGAGGTGATGCGGGAGGTGACCCGGCGGCGGGGTGCCGAGGCGGCGCTGTTCCCCGTCGTCTTCACCAGTGCGATCGGCCTCGGCGAGGCCGGCGCCACGGAGTCGGTGTCCCAGGGACGGCTCGGTTACGGGATCAGCCAGACCCCGCAGGTCGTCATCGACTGCCAGAACTCCGAGCGTGACGGCGGGCTGTCGACCAACTGGGACGTCCGCGAGGGCGTACTGCCCGACGGCGTGGTCGACGACATGTTCGCCGCCTTCGAGCAGCTGCTGGGGCAGCTCGCCACCGACGACCAGGCGTGGCAGCGGCCCCCGTCGAGCCTGCTGCCGCCGCGGCAGCGCCGACGTCGCGAGGAGGTCAACGCCACCGCCGCACCGCTGGTCCGGGCCCGGCTGCACGACGCGGTCCTCGCCCAGGCCCGGCTCACCCCGGACGCCCCGGCGGTGGTACACGGCAGCACCACCCTGAGCTACCGCGACCTGGCCGCCCACGCCACCGGCGTCGCGGACCGGCTCGTCGCGGCGGGCTGCGCACCCGGCGACCTCGTCGGGGTGACCCTGGAACGCGGCCCGGAGCAGGTCGTGGCCGTGCTCGGCGCGCTGCTCGCCGGTGCCGTCTACGTGCCGGTGGACACGGTGCAGCCCGCCGCCCGACGCGACACGATCCTCACCGGCGCCGGCGTACGGCACGTGTTGACCTCCCGCGCCCTGACCGCCGGCCAGTGGCCGTCCGGGGTGACCCTGCTGGCGGTGGACGAGGTGCCGCCCGCCGACCCGCCGGCCGAACCGGGCGGAGCGCAGCCCGCCGACCTGGCGTACGTCATCCACACCTCGGGCTCCAGCGGAACGCCCAAGGGCGTCATGATCACCCACGAGGCGGCGCTGAACACCGTCCTCGACATCAACGCCCGGTTCGCCGTCGGCCCGCAGGACCGGGTGCTCGGCCTCTCCCACCTCGGCTTCGACCTGTCGGTCTACGACATCTTCGGCCCGCTGTCCGTCGGCGGCGCGCTGGTCGTCCCCGACGCCGAACGGCGGGCCGACCCGTCGCACTGGGCCGACCTGGTGGCCACCCACGGCGTGACGGTGTGGAACTCCGTCCCGGCCCAACTCCAGATGCTCTCCGGATACCTCGGGGTGGCCGGGGTCGGGCTGCCCACCCTGCGGCTGGCGATGCTCTCCGGCGACTGGATCCCGGTGGCCCTGCCCGACCAGATCCGCGCCCAGGTGCCCGGCCTGACGGTGGTCAGCCTCGGCGGGGCGACCGAGGCGTCCATCTGGTCGATCCACTACCCGATCGGCACCGTCGGCGAGGGCTGGGCCAGCATCCCGTACGGCCGGCCGCTGGCCAACCAGACCTTCCACGTCCTCGACCCGCTGCTGCGGCCCTGCCCCGACTGGGTCACCGGCGAGCTGTACATCGGCGGCGCCGGCCTGGCCCGCGGCTACCTGCACGACCCCGAGCGCACGGCGGAGCGGTTCATCGTGCACCCGGCCACCGGTGAGCGCCTCTACCGCACCGGGGACCTGGGCCGCTACCTGCCCGACGGGGACATCGAGTTCCTCGGCCGGGAGGACCACCAGGTCAAGATCCGTGGCCACCGCATCGAGCTGGCCGAGATCGAGACCGCCCTGCAGGGTCATCCCGACGTCGCCGCGGCGGCGGTACTGGTCGCGGGCGACCAGCCGTTGGAGCGTACGCTCGTCGCCTTCGCGCAGCCCGCCACCGCGACACCCCCGGCCCCGGAGGTGGCCGGGCTGACCGCCGTCGCGGTCCGGGCCGGCGACGCCGCGCTCGACGGGGTCGACCCGGACCGCTACCTGGAGTACGCCCACCGGCTCGACCAGGTGGCCCTCCCCGCCATGCTGGACACCTTCCGCCGCGCCGGCATGTTCACCACTCCCGAGGACCGGCGGACCGCCGCCGAGGTCGTCGCCGCCACCGGGGCCGCGCCCCGGCACCACCGGCTGCTGCACCGTTGGCTCGCCGCACTGGTGACCGAGGGTCTGCTGACCGTCGAGGGCGACCACTACCGGCTCACCGGCACCGTCGCGCCGGACGCGCTGGACACCGCCTGGGCCGCGGTGGACGCGGTGGCGCTACCGGGCGAGGAGCGCCTGCTGGACTACTTCCGGGCCAGCATCCGGCACCTGCCGGCGCTGCTGCGCGGCGACGAGGATCCGCTCCAGCTGCTCTTCCCCGAGGGCCGCCTCGACGTCTCCGAGCAGCTCTACGAGGAGGCGGTCTTCAACCGCTGGGCCAACCGGGCCGCCGGCGCCGTCGTGGCGGAGCTCGGCACCCGGTCCCGGCGTCCCGGCCCGCTGCGCGTGCTGGAGGTCGGCGCGGGCGGCGGCGGCACCACGGCGGCGGTCCTCGACGCGCTCGCCGGACAGGACGTCGACTACCTGTGCACCGACCTGTCGCCCTACTTCGTGGGGAAGTCACAGGCCCGCTTCGCCGAGGTGCCGGGCGTCCGGTTCGGCCTGTACGACCTGGACGGCGACCCCGCCGAGCAGGGTCTCGCGCCCAACTCCTTCGACCTGGTGGTCGCGGGGGACGTGCTGCACACCACCGCCGACGTCGACCGGGTCCTGGAGCGGCTGCGCGGGCTGCTCGCCCCCGGCGGCTGGCTGGTGGCCCTGGAGATGACCCGCGACCACTACCAGATCATGACGTCGCTGGAGCTGCTGGTCCGCCTGGACGACGCCACCGGCGACTTCACCGACGACCGCGCCGGGACCGGGGCGGTCTTCCTCACCCGCGACCGGTGGCGCGACATCCTCGACCGGGCCGGCGCGGACGCCACCGTCTGCCTGCCCGCCGAGGACACCTTCGTCGGGCGGATGGGCATGTGCGTGCTCGCCGCCCGGTTCAAGGCCGACCGCGCGCCCACGCACCCCCGGACGCTCACCGACCACCTGCGCGCCGTGCTGCCCGAGTACATGGTGCCGGGCACCGTGGAGATCCTCGACGAGCTGCCGGTCACCGACAACGGCAAGATCGACCGCCGGTCCCTGGCCGGGCGGCTGGGCCGCCGGCAGAGCCGGGCGCAGACCGGGCTGGCCGGGGTGGCACCCGAAACCGACCTCGAACGCGACCTGGTCGCGATGTGGAGCGAGGCCCTCAGCACGCCGGTCGGGCGCGACGGCAACCTGTTCGAGCTGGGCGGGGACTCGCTGGTGGCCGCCCAGCTGGCCGGGCGGATCATCGAGGAGATTCCGCTGGCCCGCACGCTGTTCTTCGACGAGGTGCTGCGCAACCTGTTGGAGCTGGCGACCGTCGCCCGGCTCGCGCAGTGGCTGACCGCCGCCGCCGAGGCGGGGGAGCAGGCGACGGAGACCGGCCCGCAACGCCGGGCCGACCTGCTCGTCGCCGTGCACGCCGAGGGCACCGGCGTGCCCCGGATCTTCCTGCCCGACGAGACGGGATCGGCCGACGGGGTCGCCCCGCTCGCCGCGGCGCTGCGCCCTGCCGCACCGGCCTGGGTGTTCACCGGCGCGGGGCTGGACCTGCTGCCCTCGGTGGACAACGCCGCCGCCGCGTACGCCCAGGCGGTCGTCGACGCCGACCTGCCCCAGGTGGAGCTGCTCGCCCACGGACCGATGGCGGTCCTCGCCGTCGAGGTGGCCCGGAACCTGACCGAACGCGGGGTGCTCGTCGAGGGGCTGCGCCTGGTCGCCGCTCACCGCCCGGCGGCCGGCACCGGGGACGGGCCGACGGCCGGGGTACGCGACGCTCTCGCCCGCCACGAGCCGTCCATCTACGCCGGGGACATCACGGTGGTGCTGCCGGCCCGGGACGCGGAGACCGAGTTCTGGGAGGACCTCTGCCTCGGCAGCTTCGACGTGGTCGAGACGGACCTGTCGGCGGAGCAGCTGCGCTGGTCCGCCGAGCCGGTCGCGCTCTGCACCGCGTTGGGTCCGGCGCGGTGA